TTTGCATTATCGGCGTCCGCGCCGGTGGTGCTGAAGCGAAGTGGGTTCTCTCGGGTGATGCGGGTGTAGCTCAATGGTAGAGCAGAAGCCTTCCAAGCTTACGACGAGGGTTCGATTCCCTTCACCCGCTCCAGAGATCTCCATTTCCGCATATTTAAGCTTCTGGCAGAAATGCCGTCCATGATGGGCGCAGCTGCCATGGGATCAACCGAATACGCGCATAGGGTTTCGCCCCGGCGCGGTTGCTTGTAGAGGTTAACGGGCAATGGCTAAGGCTAAATTTGAGCGGACCAAACCGCACTGCAACATTGGTACGATTGGTCACGTTGACCATGGCAAGACGACGCTGACGGCTGCGATCACGAAAGTGCTTGCTGAGACTGGCGGCGCGGCGTTCATGGACTATGCGAACATCGACAAGGCACCGGAAGAGCGCGAGCGTGGCATCACGATCTCGACCGCCCACGTTGAGTATGAGACGCCTGCGCGTCACTATGCACACGTAGATTGCCCGGGCCACGCTGACTATGTGAAGAACATGATCACGGGTGCCGCCCAGATGGACGGCGCGATCCTCGTAGTGAACGCCGCTGACGGCCCGATGCCGCAGACCCGCGAGCACATCCTTCTTGCTCGTCAGGTTGGTGTACCGGCGCTTGTTGTTTACATGAACAAGGTCGACCAGGTTGACGACGAAGAGCTCCTGGAGCTCGTCGAGATGGAAATCCGTGAGCTTCTTTCGGTTTACGACTTCCCGGGCGACGACATTCCGGTTGTCAAGGGTTCGGCTCTGGCCGCTCTCGAAGGCCGTGACGACAATATCGGTAAAGACTCGATCAAGGCTCTGATGGACGCTGTTGACAGCTACATCCCGCAGCCCGAGCGCGCCATCGACGGTGCCTTCCTGATGCCGGTTGAGGACGTGTTCTCGATCTCGGGTCGTGGTACGGTTGTGA
The Gimibacter soli DNA segment above includes these coding regions:
- the tuf gene encoding elongation factor Tu; its protein translation is MAKAKFERTKPHCNIGTIGHVDHGKTTLTAAITKVLAETGGAAFMDYANIDKAPEERERGITISTAHVEYETPARHYAHVDCPGHADYVKNMITGAAQMDGAILVVNAADGPMPQTREHILLARQVGVPALVVYMNKVDQVDDEELLELVEMEIRELLSVYDFPGDDIPVVKGSALAALEGRDDNIGKDSIKALMDAVDSYIPQPERAIDGAFLMPVEDVFSISGRGTVVTGRVERGIVKVGEEIEIVGIRDTQKSVVTGVEMFRKLLDQGQAGDNIGALLRGIGREDVERGQVLAHPGTIKPHTQFTAETYILSKDEGGRHTPFFANYRPQFYFRTTDVTGTIALPEGTEMVMPGDNITLTVELIAPIAMDEGLRFAIREGGRTVGAGVVAKILK